One stretch of Daphnia pulicaria isolate SC F1-1A chromosome 8, SC_F0-13Bv2, whole genome shotgun sequence DNA includes these proteins:
- the LOC124310924 gene encoding protein turtle homolog A-like, with product MMDRHGQRSMILAQFVMAVLVAVVATEDDDSVKLEKVSVLSGRTAELPCDITPPTLDSLYLVLWYKNNSDFPIYKYDARRSRESYRQQETQRDNQMFLLQQQQQHGQESSAGRIHFQFDSHPALLLLSNVGDPDEGDYRCRVDFGRSPTRNVLVQLTVVVPPQKIRIIEDNRQVSSVIGPYDEGDQLSLNCIVTGGRPRPEVSWWLNDILVDHTYMATSENVVQNILVFPQLERHHLHAILRCQASNYFGVHNNTPPFAVQSYGYKKQNPKHQHSSSSHHSRHAQHTIVSSVQLDLNLRPLWVLINGVEKPLSVGKSYTFECITGGSRPSVNVRWYLHSIQQPAKERITMDGSNTTSTLKLMPTAKDHDAELICLAINPVLAVRNGSIENNGTISSVETRRKLVVHFAPTAELELGRNLKPDSIAEGNDVYFDCRIRSNPPPLRFLWTHEGQTIRENAAAGVIIVEQSLVIRRVSRSHSGRYSCTAVNTEGSGVSNTVQLRVMFQPVCRPGQKILYGVVKHEMVVVQCQTDAIPPAHSHRWEFNTSLSDVVELQDNQMFQTTSPTDEGAEGDGTSVISYSPQSDRDYGSLICWARNVIGEQREPCVYRIFLGVRPDPPSNCSVLNQTAEAVEVWCRPGFDGGHPQLFQFEIFDTQSAVLLYNKSGRYPHLRVGNLESGIKLFIQVSAFNQRGRSPLVPLEAYTIKIADKQTVIMETRDWASILGIASGVSATILIVCIAIGLTARFRRQNQQPNHERHHPIKMDRINDTTMTVNANAGDELQHNNEDPDIIINSNSVHEQQFPEHLNHASASSPYRRTEAADWTQRENESTHINYCTHSDIDKPIVVGVQYYHSLNRQEETGKPWMTDDLDTIVSVKTPYRQKQIPVHLL from the exons ATGATGGATCGACATGGACAAAGATCAATGATTCTTGCCCAGTTTGTCATGGCCGTCCTGGTCGCTGTTGTCGCCACCGAGGATGACGATT caGTTAAACTGGAGAAGGTGTCGGTATTGAGCGGGAGGACAGCCGAATTGCCGTGCGACATTACACCGCCAACTCTCGACTCCCTTTACCTCGTCCTGTGGTACAAAAACAACTCAGACTTTCCTATTTACAA GTACGACGCTCGGCGTTCGCGAGAGAGCTACCGGCAGCAAGAAACTCAACGCGACAACCAGATGTTTTTgttgcagcaacaacagcagcacggcCAAGAATCATCGGCCGGCCGAATTCATTTCCAATTCGACAGTCATCCCGCTCTTTTATTATTGAGCAATGTGGGCGATCCTGACGAGGGCGACTATCGATGCAGAGTTGACTTTGGTCGCTCACCAACGCGCAACGTTCTCGTTCAGCTCACGGTTGTCG TGCCTCCGCAAAAAATCCGCATCATCGAAGACAACCGACAAGTCTCGTCCGTCATTGGTCCTTACGACGAAGGAGACCAACTCTCGCTCAACTGCATCGTGACTGGAG GTCGACCACGTCCAGAGGTGAGCTGGTGGCTGAACGACATATTAGTGGACCACACTTACATGGCCACGTCGGAGAATGTCGTCCAGAATATCCTAGTGTTCCCGCAACTGGAACGACATCATTTGCACGCCATTCTACGATGCCAGGCGTCCAACTATTTCGGTGTCCACAACAATACGCCGCCCTTTGCCGTTCAATCTTACGGGTACAAAAAGCAAAACCCGAAACACCAGCATTCTTCATCGTCTCATCATTCCAGACATGCACAGCACACGATTGTGTCCAGCGTTCAACTCGATCTCAACC TTCGGCCGTTGTGGGTGTTGATCAACGGCGTGGAAAAGCCACTATCGGTCGGCAAATCCTACACGTTCGAATGTATCACTGGCGGATCTCGTCCCTCCGTCAACGTTCGCTGGTATCTTCACTCCATCCAGCAGCCAGCCAAGGAGCGG ATAACGATGGACGGTAGCAACACAACGAGCACCTTGAAGCTGATGCCTACGGCCAAGGACCATGATGCTGAACTGATCTGCTTGGCCATCAATCCGGTTTTGGCCGTCAGAAACGGCAGCATTGAAAATAATGGGACCATTTCTTCCGTCGAGACCCGCCGGAAACTCGTCGTACACT TTGCTCCGACGGCAGAACTGGAACTGGGACGCAATCTGAAACCGGACTCGATAGCTGAGGGCAATGACGTCTACTTTGATTGCCGCATTCGCTCCAATCCACCACCGCTGCGCTTCTTATGGACTCATGAG GGACAGACCATACGAGAAAACGCAGCTGCTGGGGTTATCATTGTGGAACAAAGTTTAGTTATCCGGCGAGTCTCTCGCTCTCATTCCGGTCGCTATTCCTGCACAGCGGTCAACACCGAAGGCAGTGGAGTCAGCAACACCGTCCAACTTCGCGTCATGT TCCAGCCGGTCTGTCGTCCAGGTCAGAAAATCTTGTACGGAGTGGTCAAACATGAAATGGTCGTCGTCCAGTGCCAAACAGACGCCATTCCACCG GCCCATTCGCACCGGTGGGAGTTTAATACCTCCCTGTCAGACGTCGTCGAGTTACAGGACAATCAAATGTTTCAAACAACCAGCCCTACTGAT GAAGGTGCAGAGGGGGACGGGACGAGCGTCATTTCCTACTCGCCACAATCGGATCGCGATTACGGCAGCCTCATCTGCTGGGCGCGCAACGTGATTGGCGAGCAACGGGAGCCTTGCGTCTATCGCATTTTCCTCGGAG TGCGTCCGGATCCACCGAGCAATTGTTCGGTGTTGAATCAAACGGCTGAGGCGGTGGAAGTTTGGTGCCGGCCGGGATTCGACGGTGGTCACCCGCAACTGTTTCAATTCGAAATCTTCGATACGCAGTCGGCCGTTCTCCTTTACAACAAATCCGGACGGTATCCGCATTTGCGCGTCGGCAACCTCGAATCCGGAATCAAGCTCTTCATTCAAGTTTCGGCATTCAATCAACGGGGTAGGTCGCCACTTGTCCCTTTGGAGGCATACACCATCAAAATCGCTGACAAACAAACAG TTATTATGGAGACAAGGGACTGGGCTTCGATTCTGGGTATTGCTAGCGGCGTGTCTGCCACGATCCTGATTGTGTGCATCGCCATAGGACTGACTGCCAGGTTCCGGCGACAAAATCAACAACCGAACCACGAACGTCATCATCCCATTAAAATGGATAGAATAAATGATACGACGATGACTGTCAACGCTAACGCGGGCGATGAGCTTCAACATAATAATGAAGATCCCGATATCATCATTAATAGTAATTCTG TTCACGAACAGCAGTTTCCGGAGCACCTCAATCACGCCTCTGCATCATCACCTTATCGT AGAACTGAAGCAGCAGATTGGACTCAACGGGAAAATGAATCTACTCACATAAACTATTGTACCCATTCGGATATCGACAAGCCCATCGTCGTTGGAGTTCAATATTATCATTCGCTCAACAGACAAGAGGAAACCGGAAAGCCTTGGATGACCGACGATCTGGACACTATCGTCTCCGTCAAAACCCCTTATCGACAGAAACAAATTCCTGTTCATCTTTTGTAA
- the LOC124310934 gene encoding hemicentin-1-like has translation MMDRHGQIPMILAHFVMAVLVAVVATEDDDSVKLEKVSVLSGRTAELPCDITPPTLDSLYLVLWYKNNSDFPIYKYDARRSRESYRQQETQRDNHMFLLQQQQQHGQESSAGRIHFQFDSHPALLLLSNVGDPDEGDYRCRVDFGRSPTRNVLVQLTVVVPPQKIRIIEDNRQVSSVIGPYDEGDQLSLNCIVTGGRPRPEVSWWLNDKLVDHTYMATSENVVQNILVFPQLERHHLHAILRCQASNYFGVHNNTPPFAVQSYGYKKQNPKHQHSSSSHHSRHAQHTIVSSVQLDLNLRPLWVLINGAEKSLSVGKSYTFECITGGSRPSVNVRWYLHSTQQPSKERVTMDGSNTTSILNLMPTPKDHDAELICLAVNPVLPVGNASIGNNGTISSVETRRRLIVHFPPTAELELGRNLKPDLIVEGNDVYFECRVSSNPLAQRFVWTHEGQTIRENAAAGVIIVEQSLVIRGVSRSHSGRYSCTAVNTEGSGVSNTVQLRVMFQPVCRPGQKILYGVAKHEMVVVQCQTDAIPPAHSHRWAFNTSLSDVVELQDNQMFQTTSLIEEGAEADGTSVISYSPQSDRDYGSLICWARNVIGEQREPCVYRIFLGVRPDPPSNCSVLNQTAEAVEVWCRPGFDGGHPQLFQFEIFDTQSAVLLYNKSGRYPHLRVGNLESGIKLFIQVSAFNQRGRSPLVPLEAYTIKIADKQTVIMETTDWASILGITGGISAAILIVYFAIAVTYRSHRQSQDGHHPNKTDNRLSNLKITTNPVDQHNNDDPDIIINSNSVQEQRSRISTTPIEQKTEETDRNNPYEYNSITTRNYRSHCDVEKPFDSDRDMPVSVVRRSHQRPKLSSE, from the exons ATGATGGATCGACATGGACAAATACCAATGATTCTTGCCCATTTTGTCATGGCCGTCTTGGTCGCTGTTGTCGCCACCGAGGATGACGATT caGTTAAATTGGAGAAGGTGTCGGTATTGAGCGGGAGGACAGCCGAATTGCCATGCGACATTACACCGCCAACTCTCGACTCCCTTTACCTCGTCCTGTGGTACAAAAACAACTCAGACTTTCCTATTTACAA GTACGACGCTCGGCGTTCGCGAGAGAGCTACCGGCAGCAAGAAACTCAACGCGACAACCACATGTTTTTgttgcagcaacaacagcagcacggcCAAGAATCATCGGCCGGCCGAATTCATTTCCAATTCGACAGTCATCCCGCTCTTTTATTATTGAGCAATGTGGGCGATCCGGACGAGGGCGACTATCGATGCAGAGTTGACTTTGGTCGCTCACCAACGCGCAACGTTCTCGTACAGCTCACGGTTGTCG TGCCTCCGCAAAAAATCCGCATCATCGAAGACAACCGACAAGTCTCGTCCGTCATTGGTCCTTACGACGAAGGAGACCAACTCTCGCTCAACTGCATCGTGACTGGAG GTCGACCACGTCCAGAGGTGAGCTGGTGGCTGAACGACAAATTAGTGGACCACACTTACATGGCCACGTCGGAGAATGTCGTCCAGAATATCCTAGTGTTCCCGCAACTGGAACGACATCATTTGCACGCCATTCTACGATGCCAGGCGTCCAACTATTTCGGTGTCCACAACAATACGCCGCCCTTTGCCGTTCAATCTTACGGGTACAAAAAGCAAAACCCGAAACACCAGCATTCTTCATCGTCTCATCATTCCAGACATGCACAGCACACGATTGTGTCCAGCGTTCAACTCGATCTCAACC TTCGGCCGTTGTGGGTGTTGATCAACGGCGCGGAAAAGTCACTATCGGTCGGCAAATCCTACACGTTCGAATGTATCACTGGCGGATCTCGTCCCTCCGTCAACGTTCGCTGGTATCTTCACTCCACCCAGCAGCCATCCAAGGAGCGG GTAACGATGGACGGTAGCAACACGACAAGCATCTTGAATCTGATGCCTACGCCCAAGGACCATGATGCTGAACTGATCTGCTTGGCCGTCAATCCAGTTTTGCCTGTCGGAAACGCCAGCATCGGCAATAATGGGACCATTTCGTCCGTCGAGACCAGGCGAAGGCTCATCGTACACT TTCCTCCGACAGCAGAATTGGAACTGGGTCGCAATCTGAAACCGGACTTGATTGTTGAAGGCAATGACGTCTACTTTGAATGCCGCGTCAGCTCCAATCCACTAGCTCAACGTTTTGTATGGACTCATGAG GGACAGACCATACGGGAAAACGCAGCTGCTGGGGTTATCATTGTGGAACAAAGTTTGGTTATCCGGGGAGTCTCTCGCTCTCATTCCGGTCGTTATTCCTGCACAGCGGTGAACACCGAAGGCAGTGGAGTCAGCAACACCGTCCAACTTCGCGTCATGT TCCAGCCGGTCTGTCGTCCAGGTCAGAAAATCTTGTACGGAGTGGCCAAACATGAAATGGTCGTCGTCCAGTGCCAAACAGACGCCATTCCACCG GCCCATTCGCACCGGTGGGCGTTTAATACCTCCCTGTCAGACGTCGTCGAGTTACAGGACAATCAAATGTTTCAAACGACCAGCCTTATTGAA GAAGGTGCAGAGGCGGACGGGACGAGCGTCATTTCCTACTCGCCGCAATCCGATCGCGATTACGGCAGCCTCATCTGCTGGGCGCGCAACGTGATTGGCGAGCAACGGGAGCCTTGCGTCTATCGCATTTTCCTCGGAG TGCGTCCGGATCCACCGAGCAATTGTTCGGTGTTGAATCAAACGGCTGAGGCGGTGGAAGTTTGGTGCCGGCCGGGATTCGACGGTGGTCACCCGCAACTGTTTCAATTCGAAATCTTCGATACGCAGTCGGCCGTTCTCCTTTACAACAAATCCGGACGGTATCCGCATTTGCGCGTCGGCAACCTCGAATCCGGAATCAAGCTCTTCATTCAAGTTTCGGCATTCAATCAACGGGGTAGGTCACCACTTGTCCCTTTGGAGGCATACACCATCAAAATCGCTGACAAACAAACAG tCATAATGGAGACGACAGATTGGGCTTCTATTTTGGGTATTACTGGTGGCATCTCCGCTGCGATCCTTATTGTGTACTTTGCCATTGCTGTAACGTACAGGTCCCACCGTCAAAGTCAAGATGGCCATCATCCAAATAAAACCGACAACAGGTTATCTAATCTGAAAATAACAACGAATCCCGTCGATCAGCACAACAACGACGATCCCGATATCATCATTAATAGTAATTCTG TGCAGGAACAGCGGAGTCGCATCTCAACGACTCCAATCGAACAG aaaactgaagaaactgaTAGGAACAACCCATATGAATATAATTCCATAACTACACGAAATTATCGCAGCCATTGCGATGTTGAGAAACCTTTCGACTCGGATCGCGATATGCCAGTCTCGGTTGTCCGTCGGTCGCATCAACGGCCAAAATTATCGTCCGAGTGA